A stretch of the Macaca mulatta isolate MMU2019108-1 chromosome 14, T2T-MMU8v2.0, whole genome shotgun sequence genome encodes the following:
- the CLP1 gene encoding polyribonucleotide 5'-hydroxyl-kinase Clp1: MGEEANDDKKPTTKFELERETELRFEVEASQSVQLELLTGMAEIFGTELTRNKKFTFDAGAKVAVFTWHGCSVQLSGRTEVAYVSKDTPMLLYLNTHTALEQMRRQAEKEEERGPRVMVVGPTDVGKSTVCRLLLNYAITSRLADVFNQRCEVNRRASVSGCVINTCGWVKGSGYQALVHAASAFEVDVVVVLDQERLYNELKRDLPHFVRTVLLPKSGGVVERSKDFRRECRDERIREYFYGFRGCFYPHAFNVKFSDVKIYKVGAPTIPDSCLPLGMSQEDNQLKLVPVTPGRDMVHHLLSVSTAEGTEENLSETSVAGFIVVTSVDLEHQVFTVLSPAPRPLPKNFLLIMDIRFMDLK; encoded by the exons ATGGGAGAAGAGGCTAATGATGACAAGAAGCCAACCACTAAATTTGAACTAGAGCGAGAAACAGAACTTCGCTTTGAGGTGGAGGCATCTCAGTCAGTTCAGTTGGAGTTGTTGACTGGCATGGCAGAGATCTTTGGCACAGAGCTGACCCGAAACAAGAAATTCACCTTTGATGCTGGTGCCAAGGTGGCTGTTTTCACTTGGCATGGCTGTTCTGTGCAACTGAGCGGCCGCACTGAGGTGGCTTATGTCTCCAAGGACACTCCTATGTTGCTTTACCTCAACACTCACACAGCCTTGGAACAGATGCGGAGGCAAGCGGAAAAGGAAGAAGAGCGAGGTCCCCGTGTGATGGTAGTGGGCCCCACTGATGTGGGCAAGTCTACAGTGTGTCGCCTTCTGCTCAACTATGCA ATTACATCTCGTTTAGCAGATGTGTTCAACCAAAGGTGTGAGGTGAACCGAAGGGCATCTGTGAGTGGCTGTGTCATTAACACCTGTGGCTGGGTCAAGGGCTCTGGTTACCAGGCTCTGGTGCATGCAGCCTCAGCTTTTGAGGTGGATGTCGTTGTGGTTCTGGATCAAGAACGACTGTACAACGAACTGAAACGGGACCTCCCCCACTTTGTACGCACCGTGCTGCTCCCTAAATCTGGGGGTGTGGTGGAGCGCTCCAAGGACTTCCGGCGGGAATGTAGGGATGAGCGTATCCGTGAGTATTTTTATGGATTCCGAGGCTGTTTCTATCCCCATGCCTTCAATGTCAAATTTTCAGATGTGAAAATCTACAAAGTTGGGGCACCCACCATCCCAGACTCCTGTTTACCTTTGGGCATGTCTCAAGAGGATAATCAGCTCAAGCTAGTACCCGTCACTCCTGGGCGAGATATGGTGCACCACCTACTGAGTGTTAGCACTGCCGAGGGCACAGAGGAGAACCTGTCTGAGACGAGCGTAGCTGGCTTCATTGTGGTGACCAGTGTGGACCTGGAGCATCAGGTGTTTACTGTTCTGTCTCCAGCCCCCCGCCCACTGCCTAAGAACTTCCTTCTCATCATGGACATCCGGTTCATGGATCTGAAGTAG
- the CLP1 gene encoding polyribonucleotide 5'-hydroxyl-kinase Clp1 isoform X1: MGEEANDDKKPTTKFELERETELRFEVEASQSVQLELLTGMAEIFGTELTRNKKFTFDAGAKVAVFTWHGCSVQLSGRTEVAYVSKDTPMLLYLNTHTALEQMRRQAEKEEERGPRVMVVGPTDVGKSTVCRLLLNYAVRLGRRPTYVELDVGQGSVSIPGTMGALYIERPADVEEGFSIQAPLVYHFGSTTPGTNIKLYNKITSRLADVFNQRCEVNRRASVSGCVINTCGWVKGSGYQALVHAASAFEVDVVVVLDQERLYNELKRDLPHFVRTVLLPKSGGVVERSKDFRRECRDERIREYFYGFRGCFYPHAFNVKFSDVKIYKVGAPTIPDSCLPLGMSQEDNQLKLVPVTPGRDMVHHLLSVSTAEGTEENLSETSVAGFIVVTSVDLEHQVFTVLSPAPRPLPKNFLLIMDIRFMDLK, encoded by the exons ATGGGAGAAGAGGCTAATGATGACAAGAAGCCAACCACTAAATTTGAACTAGAGCGAGAAACAGAACTTCGCTTTGAGGTGGAGGCATCTCAGTCAGTTCAGTTGGAGTTGTTGACTGGCATGGCAGAGATCTTTGGCACAGAGCTGACCCGAAACAAGAAATTCACCTTTGATGCTGGTGCCAAGGTGGCTGTTTTCACTTGGCATGGCTGTTCTGTGCAACTGAGCGGCCGCACTGAGGTGGCTTATGTCTCCAAGGACACTCCTATGTTGCTTTACCTCAACACTCACACAGCCTTGGAACAGATGCGGAGGCAAGCGGAAAAGGAAGAAGAGCGAGGTCCCCGTGTGATGGTAGTGGGCCCCACTGATGTGGGCAAGTCTACAGTGTGTCGCCTTCTGCTCAACTATGCAGTGCGTTTGGGCCGCCGTCCCACTTATGTGGAGCTGGATGTGGGCCAGGGTTCTGTGTCCATCCCTGGTACCATGGGGGCCCTCTACATTGAGCGACCTGCAGACGTGGAAGAGGGTTTCTCTATCCAGGCCCCTCTGGTGTATCATTTTGGTTCCACCACTCCTGGCACCAACATCAAGCTTTATAATAAG ATTACATCTCGTTTAGCAGATGTGTTCAACCAAAGGTGTGAGGTGAACCGAAGGGCATCTGTGAGTGGCTGTGTCATTAACACCTGTGGCTGGGTCAAGGGCTCTGGTTACCAGGCTCTGGTGCATGCAGCCTCAGCTTTTGAGGTGGATGTCGTTGTGGTTCTGGATCAAGAACGACTGTACAACGAACTGAAACGGGACCTCCCCCACTTTGTACGCACCGTGCTGCTCCCTAAATCTGGGGGTGTGGTGGAGCGCTCCAAGGACTTCCGGCGGGAATGTAGGGATGAGCGTATCCGTGAGTATTTTTATGGATTCCGAGGCTGTTTCTATCCCCATGCCTTCAATGTCAAATTTTCAGATGTGAAAATCTACAAAGTTGGGGCACCCACCATCCCAGACTCCTGTTTACCTTTGGGCATGTCTCAAGAGGATAATCAGCTCAAGCTAGTACCCGTCACTCCTGGGCGAGATATGGTGCACCACCTACTGAGTGTTAGCACTGCCGAGGGCACAGAGGAGAACCTGTCTGAGACGAGCGTAGCTGGCTTCATTGTGGTGACCAGTGTGGACCTGGAGCATCAGGTGTTTACTGTTCTGTCTCCAGCCCCCCGCCCACTGCCTAAGAACTTCCTTCTCATCATGGACATCCGGTTCATGGATCTGAAGTAG
- the YPEL4 gene encoding protein yippee-like 4, which yields MPSCDPGPGPACLPTKTFRSYLPRCHRTYSCVHCRAHLAKHDELISKSFQGSHGRAYLFNSVVNVGCGPAEQRLLLTGLHSVADIFCESCKTTLGWKYEQAFETSQKYKEGKYIIEMSHMVKDNGWD from the exons ATGCCCAGCTGTGACCCCGgtccaggccctgcctgcctccccacCAAGACTTTCCGCAGCTACCTGCCCCGCTGCCACCGCACTTACAGCTGTGTCCACTGCCGTGCACACCTGGCCAAACACGATGAGCTTATTTCCAAG TCCTTCCAAGGGAGCCATGGCCGAGCCTACCTGTTTAACTCCGT ggtcaaCGTGGGTTGCGGGCCAGCTGAACAGCGCCTCTTGCTCACGGGGCTCCACTCGGTAGCTGATATTTTCTGTGAGAGCTGCAAAACCACACTGGGCTGGAAATAT GAACAAGCTTTTGAGACGAGCCAGAAGTACAAGGAAGGGAAATATATCATTGAAATGTCACACATGGTGAAGGACAACGGCTGGGACTGA